The Nocardioides campestrisoli genome includes a window with the following:
- the mfd gene encoding transcription-repair coupling factor: protein MADARDGTLRTLDLTGPAALRPFVVRGLVDAGRFVLVVTATTREAEDLVVELGGLVGDARVAHYPSWETLPHERLSPRSDTVGRRLAVLRRLVHPGDDATNGPLSVVVAPIRSVLQPQVKGLADLVPVELTKGQSATLEDVVRGLADAAYTRVDLVEKRGEFAVRGGIVDVFPPTEEHPLRVEFWGDEVEEIRTFSVADQRTLEEASRLWAPPCRELLLTDEVRRRAAELGRAHPQLLELTDKLAAGIAAEGMESLAPVLVDEMELLVDLLPAETHVLVLDPERVRTRAHDLVATSEEFLEASWASAASGGSAPIDLAVASYREVAEVREQTLASGRPWWSMSPFGLGDSAELAELDLDVRIGAVESRTLAAQPVESYRGDLEHALRDIKGWLAQDYRVVVMYPGHGPAQRLVSVLGEHDVPARLAEPQDPPAAPGVVTVTCGPLQHGFVEADRRVVLLTAEDLSGQKSSTRDMRRMPARRKKQIDPLELKAGDFVVHEKHGVGRFVEMKQRTVQGAVREYLVLEYGASKRGAPPDRLYVPADTLDQVTRYVGGEQPALDRLGGADWTKRKNKARKAVREIAAELIKLYAARQATQGHAFGPDTPWQREMEDAFPFAETPDQLTTVEEVKADMRKTVPMDRLVCGDVGYGKTEIAVRAAFKAVQDGKQVAVLVPTTLLVTQHLSTFTERMSNFPVVLKALSRFQSDKEAKEVLAGLADGSIDIVVGTHRLLGKEVRFKDLGLIIVDEEQRFGVEHKEQMKQLRTSVDVLSMSATPIPRTLEMAVTGIREMSTITTPPEERHPVLTYVGAYEDRQVIAAIRRELLRDGQVFFIHNRVNSIEKQAARIRELVPEARVATAHGQMNERQLEQVMLDFWEKKFDVLVCTTLVESGLDVSNANTMIIERADTLGLSQLHQLRGRVGRSRERAYAYFLYPSEKPLTETAHERLATLAQHSDLGGGMAIAMKDLEIRGAGNLLGGEQSGHIADVGFDLYVRLVGEAVSEFRGEESQEDEEVRIELPVDAHLPHDYVPSERLRLEMYKRLSEVRADADVEEIRAELVDRYGPPPEVVETLLVVARFRARARRAGLTEIGLAGKNVRFAPVTLPDSRQVRLQRLYPKGKLHSQVDALMVPRPLGSANGSGIALLQWAYGVIDQIIDPEPAGAAAS, encoded by the coding sequence GCTGGCGGTGCTGCGCCGCCTGGTGCACCCCGGCGACGACGCCACCAACGGACCCCTCTCGGTGGTGGTGGCGCCGATCCGCTCCGTGCTCCAGCCCCAGGTCAAGGGACTGGCCGACCTGGTGCCGGTGGAGCTGACCAAGGGACAGAGCGCCACCCTCGAGGACGTCGTACGCGGCCTGGCCGACGCGGCATACACCCGGGTGGACCTGGTGGAGAAGCGCGGCGAGTTCGCCGTCCGCGGCGGCATCGTGGACGTCTTCCCGCCCACCGAGGAGCACCCGCTGCGGGTCGAGTTCTGGGGCGACGAGGTGGAGGAGATCCGCACCTTCTCCGTCGCCGACCAGCGCACCCTGGAGGAGGCCTCCCGGCTGTGGGCGCCGCCCTGCCGCGAGCTGCTGCTCACCGACGAGGTCCGCCGCCGGGCCGCCGAGCTCGGGCGGGCCCACCCGCAGCTGCTCGAGCTCACCGACAAGCTCGCCGCCGGCATCGCCGCGGAGGGGATGGAGTCCCTGGCGCCGGTGCTCGTCGACGAGATGGAGCTGCTCGTCGACCTGCTGCCCGCCGAGACCCACGTGCTGGTCCTGGACCCCGAGCGGGTCCGGACCCGCGCCCACGACCTGGTCGCCACCAGCGAGGAGTTCCTGGAGGCCAGCTGGGCCTCGGCCGCCAGCGGCGGCTCGGCCCCCATCGACCTGGCGGTCGCCTCCTACCGCGAGGTCGCCGAGGTCCGCGAGCAGACCCTCGCCTCGGGGCGCCCGTGGTGGTCGATGAGCCCGTTCGGCCTCGGCGACAGCGCCGAGCTCGCCGAGCTCGACCTGGACGTGCGGATCGGCGCCGTCGAGTCGCGCACCCTCGCCGCCCAGCCGGTGGAGAGCTACCGCGGCGACCTGGAGCACGCGCTGCGCGACATCAAGGGCTGGCTCGCCCAGGACTACCGGGTCGTCGTGATGTATCCGGGGCACGGCCCGGCCCAGCGCCTGGTCTCGGTGCTCGGCGAGCACGACGTGCCGGCGCGCCTCGCCGAGCCCCAGGACCCGCCGGCCGCCCCCGGCGTGGTCACGGTGACCTGCGGCCCGCTCCAGCACGGCTTCGTCGAAGCCGACCGCCGGGTGGTGCTGCTGACCGCCGAGGACCTGTCGGGGCAGAAGTCCTCGACCCGCGACATGCGCCGGATGCCGGCGCGGCGCAAGAAGCAGATCGACCCGCTCGAGCTCAAGGCCGGCGACTTCGTCGTGCACGAGAAGCACGGCGTGGGCCGGTTCGTGGAGATGAAGCAGCGCACCGTCCAGGGGGCGGTCCGCGAGTACCTGGTGCTGGAGTACGGCGCCTCCAAGCGCGGCGCGCCGCCGGACCGGCTCTACGTGCCGGCCGACACCCTCGACCAGGTGACCCGGTACGTCGGCGGCGAGCAGCCCGCCCTGGACCGGCTCGGCGGCGCCGACTGGACCAAGCGGAAGAACAAGGCGCGCAAGGCGGTCCGGGAGATCGCCGCCGAGCTGATCAAGCTCTACGCCGCCCGGCAGGCGACCCAGGGCCACGCCTTCGGCCCGGACACGCCCTGGCAGCGGGAGATGGAGGACGCCTTCCCGTTCGCCGAGACCCCCGACCAGCTGACCACCGTCGAGGAGGTCAAGGCCGACATGCGCAAGACCGTGCCGATGGACCGGCTGGTCTGCGGCGACGTCGGCTACGGCAAGACCGAGATCGCGGTGCGGGCGGCCTTCAAGGCGGTCCAGGACGGCAAGCAGGTGGCGGTGCTGGTGCCGACCACGCTGCTGGTCACCCAGCACCTGAGCACGTTCACCGAGCGGATGAGCAACTTCCCGGTGGTGCTCAAGGCCCTGAGCCGCTTCCAGAGCGACAAGGAGGCCAAGGAGGTGCTGGCCGGGCTGGCCGACGGCAGCATCGACATCGTCGTCGGCACCCACCGGCTGCTCGGCAAGGAGGTGCGGTTCAAGGACCTCGGGCTGATCATCGTCGACGAGGAGCAGCGCTTCGGTGTCGAGCACAAGGAGCAGATGAAGCAGCTGCGTACCTCGGTCGACGTGCTGTCGATGAGCGCCACCCCGATCCCGCGGACCCTGGAGATGGCGGTCACCGGGATCCGGGAGATGTCGACCATCACCACCCCGCCCGAGGAGCGGCACCCGGTGCTGACCTACGTCGGCGCCTACGAGGACCGCCAGGTGATCGCGGCGATCCGGCGCGAGCTGCTGCGCGACGGGCAGGTCTTCTTCATCCACAACCGGGTGAACTCGATCGAGAAGCAGGCCGCGCGGATCCGGGAGCTGGTGCCCGAGGCACGGGTCGCCACCGCCCACGGGCAGATGAACGAGCGACAGCTCGAGCAGGTGATGCTGGACTTCTGGGAGAAGAAGTTCGACGTCCTGGTCTGCACCACCCTGGTGGAGTCCGGCCTCGACGTCTCCAACGCCAACACCATGATCATCGAGCGGGCCGACACCCTCGGCCTCAGCCAGCTGCACCAGCTGCGGGGTCGCGTGGGCCGTTCGCGCGAGCGCGCCTACGCCTACTTCCTCTACCCCTCGGAGAAGCCGCTGACCGAGACCGCGCACGAGCGGCTCGCCACCCTGGCCCAGCACTCCGACCTCGGTGGCGGCATGGCGATCGCGATGAAGGACCTGGAGATCCGCGGCGCCGGCAACCTGCTCGGCGGCGAGCAGTCGGGCCACATCGCCGACGTCGGCTTCGACCTCTACGTGCGCCTAGTCGGCGAGGCGGTGAGCGAGTTCCGGGGCGAGGAGTCCCAGGAGGACGAGGAGGTCCGGATCGAGCTGCCCGTCGACGCCCACCTGCCGCACGACTACGTGCCGAGCGAGCGGCTGCGGCTGGAGATGTACAAGCGCCTCTCGGAGGTGCGCGCCGACGCCGACGTCGAGGAGATCCGCGCCGAGCTGGTCGACCGCTACGGCCCGCCGCCGGAGGTCGTCGAGACCCTGCTGGTGGTCGCCCGGTTCCGGGCACGGGCCCGTCGCGCCGGGCTGACCGAGATCGGTCTGGCCGGCAAGAACGTGCGGTTCGCGCCGGTCACGCTGCCCGACTCGCGGCAGGTGCGGCTCCAGCGGCTCTACCCCAAGGGCAAGCTGCACAGCCAGGTCGACGCCCTGATGGTGCCGCGGCCCCTCGGGTCGGCGAACGGGTCCGGCATCGCCCTGCTTCAATGGGCCTACGGGGTGATCGACCAGATCATCGACCCGGAGCCTGCCGGCGCCGCCGCCAGCTGA
- a CDS encoding MazG family protein: protein MGETEDGQPLLELAAVMRRLRAECPWKAAQTHRSLARFLVEETWETLEAIDSGDAGGDWEHLREELGDLLLQVYFHGAIAEESGTFTLDDVARGITEKLRRRNPHVFGDAAAPEGSALDAAAVNELWEQAKAAEKQRTSVLDGLPPGLPALLLADKVLDRLERAGAAPFGPASSDLAGRPGERSPERPATMTSEEVGEELLAVVARARADGVDPEQALRDAVRRLAAPPA from the coding sequence GTGGGCGAGACCGAGGACGGGCAGCCGCTGCTCGAGCTCGCCGCGGTGATGCGGCGACTGCGGGCCGAGTGCCCGTGGAAGGCCGCCCAGACCCACCGGTCGCTGGCCAGGTTCCTGGTCGAGGAGACCTGGGAGACCCTCGAGGCGATCGACTCCGGGGACGCAGGCGGCGACTGGGAGCACCTGCGCGAGGAGCTCGGCGACCTGCTGCTTCAGGTCTACTTCCACGGGGCGATCGCCGAGGAGTCGGGGACGTTCACCCTCGACGACGTGGCCCGCGGGATCACCGAGAAGCTGCGCCGGCGCAACCCGCACGTCTTCGGCGACGCGGCCGCCCCCGAGGGCAGCGCGCTGGACGCCGCCGCCGTCAACGAGCTGTGGGAGCAGGCTAAGGCGGCGGAGAAGCAGCGGACGTCGGTCCTCGACGGCCTGCCCCCCGGGCTGCCGGCGCTGCTGCTCGCCGACAAGGTGCTGGACCGGCTCGAGCGCGCCGGCGCTGCCCCGTTCGGCCCGGCATCCTCAGACCTTGCGGGACGTCCTGGGGAGCGGTCGCCGGAGCGACCGGCCACCATGACGTCCGAGGAGGTGGGGGAGGAGCTGCTCGCCGTGGTGGCCCGGGCGCGAGCCGACGGCGTCGACCCCGAGCAGGCGCTGCGCGACGCCGTACGCCGCCTCGCTGCCCCTCCCGCCTGA
- the eno gene encoding phosphopyruvate hydratase, with protein sequence MASIELVGAREILDSRGNPTVEVEVLLDDGSFGRADVPSGASTGAFEAVELRDGTKRYGGKGVAKAVQAVIEQIGPAVIGLEADDQRLVDQAMIDLDGTPNKAKLGANAILGVSLAVAKASADSAGLPLFRYVGGPNAHLLPVPMMNILNGGAHADTNVDIQEFMIAPIGAPTFGEALQQGAEVYHALKAVLKKKGLATGVGDEGGFAPDLPSNRDALDLIAEAVGTTGLTLGRDVVLALDVAATEFHEKGAYAFEGNQKTADQMIAYYADLVSSYPIVSIEDPLDEEDWDGWKAITEQLGSRTQLVGDDLFVTNVERLQRGITGGQANAMLVKVNQIGSLSETLDAVDLAHRAGYRNMMSHRSGETEDTTIADLAVATNCGQIKTGAPARSERVAKYNQLLRIEDQLGDAARYAGAGAFPRFTG encoded by the coding sequence GTGGCATCCATCGAACTTGTCGGCGCCCGCGAGATCCTCGACTCCCGCGGCAACCCCACCGTCGAGGTCGAGGTCCTCCTCGACGACGGTTCGTTCGGCCGCGCCGACGTCCCGTCCGGCGCCTCCACCGGGGCCTTCGAGGCGGTCGAGCTCCGCGACGGCACCAAGCGGTACGGCGGCAAGGGCGTCGCGAAGGCGGTCCAGGCCGTCATCGAGCAGATCGGCCCCGCGGTGATCGGGCTCGAGGCCGACGACCAGCGCCTGGTCGACCAGGCAATGATCGACCTCGACGGCACCCCCAACAAGGCCAAGCTCGGCGCCAACGCGATCCTCGGCGTCTCGCTCGCGGTCGCCAAGGCCTCCGCGGACTCCGCCGGCCTGCCGCTCTTCCGCTACGTCGGTGGCCCCAACGCGCACCTGCTCCCGGTGCCGATGATGAACATCCTCAACGGCGGTGCCCACGCGGACACCAACGTCGACATCCAGGAGTTCATGATCGCCCCGATCGGCGCCCCCACCTTCGGTGAGGCGCTGCAGCAGGGTGCCGAGGTCTACCACGCGCTCAAGGCCGTGCTGAAGAAGAAGGGCCTGGCCACCGGTGTCGGCGACGAGGGCGGCTTCGCCCCCGACCTGCCGTCCAACCGCGACGCGCTCGACCTGATCGCCGAGGCCGTCGGCACGACCGGCCTGACCCTGGGCCGCGACGTCGTGCTGGCCCTCGACGTGGCCGCGACCGAGTTCCACGAGAAGGGCGCCTACGCCTTCGAGGGGAACCAGAAGACGGCCGACCAGATGATCGCCTACTACGCGGACCTGGTCTCCTCCTACCCGATCGTCTCGATCGAGGACCCGCTCGACGAGGAGGACTGGGACGGCTGGAAGGCGATCACCGAGCAGCTCGGCTCCCGTACGCAGCTGGTCGGCGACGACCTCTTCGTCACCAACGTGGAGCGGCTCCAGCGCGGCATCACCGGCGGCCAGGCGAACGCGATGCTGGTCAAGGTCAACCAGATCGGTTCGCTCTCGGAGACCCTGGACGCCGTCGACCTCGCGCACCGCGCCGGCTACCGCAACATGATGAGCCACCGCTCGGGCGAGACCGAGGACACCACCATCGCCGACCTCGCGGTGGCCACCAACTGCGGCCAGATCAAGACCGGCGCCCCGGCCCGGTCCGAGCGGGTCGCGAAGTACAACCAGCTCCTGCGCATCGAGGACCAGCTCGGTGACGCGGCACGCTACGCCGGTGCGGGCGCCTTCCCGCGTTTCACCGGCTGA
- a CDS encoding FtsB family cell division protein, translating into MATRRTPRSTPGGTRRPGQRGPAPRGRVVGASARLPGPRTGEHPVTAPAPRRRPRLTGRAGVLMLVLAVLAVSYASSLRAYLDQREHIEETQAAIEQRRASIEALEREKLRWEDPAFVRTQARARFGYLMPGEVGFQVLDEQGEPLDGPTGLTDPATVGDQTPTPWWSDAWDSVELAGNPPPPAPEPTRKIDGVKKNEEQTQ; encoded by the coding sequence ATGGCGACACGACGTACCCCCCGCTCCACTCCGGGCGGCACCCGACGACCCGGTCAGCGTGGCCCAGCGCCGCGCGGCCGGGTCGTCGGCGCGTCCGCCCGGCTCCCCGGCCCGCGGACCGGGGAGCACCCCGTCACCGCCCCGGCTCCCCGGCGGCGTCCGCGGCTGACCGGCCGCGCCGGCGTGCTGATGCTGGTCCTCGCCGTGCTCGCGGTCTCCTACGCCTCCTCGTTGCGGGCCTACCTGGACCAGCGCGAGCACATCGAGGAGACGCAGGCCGCGATCGAGCAGCGCCGGGCCAGCATCGAGGCGCTGGAGCGGGAGAAGCTGCGCTGGGAGGACCCCGCATTCGTGCGCACCCAGGCGCGCGCCCGGTTCGGCTACCTGATGCCCGGCGAGGTCGGCTTCCAGGTGCTCGACGAGCAGGGCGAGCCGCTGGACGGCCCGACCGGGCTGACCGATCCGGCCACGGTCGGCGACCAGACCCCGACACCGTGGTGGAGCGACGCCTGGGACTCCGTGGAGCTCGCGGGCAACCCGCCGCCGCCGGCACCCGAGCCGACCCGGAAGATCGACGGCGTGAAGAAGAACGAGGAACAGACGCAGTGA
- a CDS encoding DUF501 domain-containing protein, producing MSNTRIDPSDEQAIAQQLGREPRGIHAVGHRCPCGNPDVVTTEPRLPNGTPFPTTFYLTCPRAASRIGTLEGGGLMKEMQARLGEDPELAAAYRAAHERYLAARDEIAREAGLEVPEIEGISAGGMPDRVKCLHVLAGQSLAQGRGVNPLGDEVLDLLGEWWADGPCVAPEENNGG from the coding sequence GTGAGCAACACCAGGATCGACCCGTCCGACGAGCAGGCGATCGCCCAGCAGCTGGGACGCGAGCCCCGCGGCATCCACGCGGTCGGCCACCGGTGCCCGTGCGGCAACCCGGACGTCGTGACCACCGAGCCGCGGCTGCCCAACGGCACGCCGTTCCCCACCACCTTCTACCTGACCTGTCCGCGCGCCGCGTCCCGGATCGGGACGCTGGAGGGCGGGGGACTGATGAAGGAGATGCAGGCGCGCCTGGGCGAGGACCCCGAGCTGGCCGCGGCCTACCGCGCCGCGCACGAGCGCTACCTGGCCGCCCGCGACGAGATCGCCCGGGAGGCCGGGCTGGAGGTCCCCGAGATCGAGGGCATCTCCGCCGGCGGGATGCCCGACCGGGTCAAGTGCCTGCACGTGCTGGCCGGCCAGTCGCTGGCCCAGGGCCGGGGCGTCAACCCGCTGGGCGACGAGGTGCTCGACCTGCTGGGGGAGTGGTGGGCCGACGGTCCGTGCGTCGCCCCCGAGGAGAACAACGGTGGTTGA
- a CDS encoding Ppx/GppA phosphatase family protein → MVEEGAPRPSRNPVAAIDCGTNTVKLLIGSMPEVAVREMRMVRLGEGVDTTGLLSAEALARCFAAIDEYAALIAEHGVPRDRIRFCATSATRDAANADVFAAGVQERLGVRPEVIAGHEEAALAFDGAVRNLRTPAEPPVLVVDIGGGSTELVLGTHAPEASISLDIGSVRLHERHLRDDPPTAEQVAACAADVDAALDAAEAAGVELGRAATVVGVAGTCTTIAAGCLDLPAYDREAIDQAVVPVSDTHAFIDRVVAAPVAERLRMPFMHPGRADVIDAGALILDRVLRRTSVYSWTVSESDILDGIAWSVASRST, encoded by the coding sequence GTGGTTGAGGAGGGCGCCCCGCGCCCGTCTCGAAACCCCGTCGCCGCGATCGACTGCGGCACCAACACCGTCAAGCTGCTGATCGGCTCGATGCCCGAGGTGGCGGTCCGCGAGATGCGGATGGTCCGGCTCGGCGAGGGGGTCGACACCACCGGGCTGCTCTCGGCCGAGGCGCTGGCCCGCTGCTTCGCCGCGATCGACGAGTACGCCGCGCTGATCGCCGAGCACGGCGTCCCCCGGGACCGGATCCGGTTCTGCGCCACCTCGGCCACCCGGGACGCGGCCAACGCCGACGTCTTCGCCGCCGGGGTGCAGGAGCGGCTCGGGGTCCGGCCCGAGGTGATCGCCGGCCACGAGGAGGCGGCGCTCGCCTTCGACGGGGCGGTCCGCAACCTGCGCACCCCGGCGGAGCCGCCGGTGCTGGTGGTCGACATCGGCGGCGGCTCCACCGAGCTGGTGCTGGGCACGCACGCCCCGGAGGCGTCGATCTCCCTGGACATCGGGTCGGTGCGCCTGCACGAGCGGCACCTGCGCGACGACCCGCCGACCGCCGAGCAGGTGGCCGCCTGCGCCGCCGACGTGGACGCCGCCCTGGACGCCGCGGAGGCGGCCGGGGTCGAGCTGGGCCGCGCCGCGACGGTGGTGGGGGTCGCCGGGACCTGCACGACGATCGCGGCCGGCTGCCTGGACCTGCCGGCGTACGACCGGGAGGCGATCGACCAGGCGGTGGTGCCCGTCTCCGACACCCACGCCTTCATCGACCGGGTCGTCGCCGCCCCGGTCGCGGAGCGGCTGCGGATGCCGTTCATGCACCCCGGCCGTGCCGACGTGATCGACGCCGGCGCGCTGATCCTGGACCGGGTGCTGCGCCGTACGTCGGTCTACTCCTGGACGGTCTCGGAGTCCGACATCCTCGACGGCATCGCCTGGTCGGTGGCCTCGCGCAGCACCTGA
- a CDS encoding homocysteine S-methyltransferase family protein, producing MATPLAQLDHRPFVTDGGLETDLLFHHGVTLPDFAAFPLVGDTRGRSLLSDYYDGYAEIARRHDATLLLESPTWRASPDWAGRLGYSPDELDRLNQGAVAVMRGIGAHPTHLARALADGGAWRERVVGVRANASALSHAELDEAEELDEGDPEQFAVDHLALGALLPRLSILGGCCGTDARHVAALWAAPPQVLREATDQAMPSRMSDSETVQE from the coding sequence ATGGCCACACCACTCGCGCAGCTCGATCACCGGCCTTTCGTCACCGACGGCGGACTCGAGACCGACCTGCTGTTCCACCACGGCGTCACGCTCCCCGACTTCGCGGCGTTCCCGCTGGTGGGCGACACGCGTGGCCGCTCGCTGCTGTCCGACTACTACGACGGGTACGCCGAGATCGCCCGTCGCCACGACGCGACCCTGCTGCTGGAGAGTCCCACCTGGCGAGCCAGTCCCGACTGGGCCGGCCGCCTCGGCTACTCCCCCGACGAGCTCGACCGGCTCAACCAGGGCGCGGTGGCGGTGATGCGGGGCATCGGCGCCCACCCCACGCACCTGGCCCGCGCCCTGGCCGACGGCGGCGCGTGGCGGGAGCGGGTGGTCGGGGTGCGCGCCAACGCCTCGGCGCTCTCCCACGCCGAGCTGGACGAGGCGGAGGAGCTCGACGAGGGCGACCCGGAGCAGTTCGCGGTGGACCACCTGGCCCTGGGCGCCCTGCTGCCCCGGTTGAGCATCCTCGGCGGGTGCTGCGGCACCGACGCCCGGCACGTGGCCGCCCTGTGGGCGGCACCGCCTCAGGTGCTGCGCGAGGCCACCGACCAGGCGATGCCGTCGAGGATGTCGGACTCCGAGACCGTCCAGGAGTAG
- a CDS encoding LysR substrate-binding domain-containing protein, with amino-acid sequence MIDLVALQSLLALDAQGTVGAAAATLGYTPSAVSQQIKRLEAQAGVPLTERVGRRVVLTEQARLLVAEGRDVLARVESLESALLAHGGEIAGSLRLAAFSTGVRGLVAPLAADLRCSAPELALTVTEVDPAEAVGLVASGQVDLALVHSWVGVGLPVPSRVRDEHLGLDVADLLVHRDHPLAARQRVAAADLQDETWASTHPGTICHDWFQVMFAGLRLPAVSFWSFEFESQVRLVQEGVAVALVPRLGRGPLPEEVVAVPVVDPVPTRTVRMLWRRTMDDSPAIRHLREQLVRLVRHRGSLSTDPL; translated from the coding sequence CCTGCAGTCCCTGCTAGCCCTGGACGCCCAGGGCACCGTCGGCGCGGCCGCGGCCACGCTCGGCTACACCCCGTCCGCGGTCTCCCAGCAGATCAAGCGGCTGGAGGCGCAGGCCGGCGTCCCGCTCACCGAGCGGGTGGGTCGCCGGGTGGTGCTGACCGAGCAGGCCCGGCTGCTGGTCGCGGAGGGTCGCGACGTGCTGGCCCGGGTCGAGTCGCTGGAGTCGGCGCTGCTGGCGCACGGCGGGGAGATCGCCGGCTCGCTGCGGCTCGCCGCGTTCTCCACCGGCGTCCGCGGGCTGGTCGCCCCGCTCGCCGCGGACCTGCGGTGCAGCGCGCCCGAGCTCGCCCTGACGGTCACCGAGGTCGACCCCGCCGAGGCCGTCGGACTGGTCGCCTCCGGCCAGGTCGACCTCGCGCTGGTGCACAGCTGGGTGGGGGTCGGGCTGCCCGTGCCGAGCCGGGTGCGCGACGAGCACCTGGGCCTCGACGTGGCCGACCTGCTGGTGCACCGGGACCACCCGCTCGCCGCGCGGCAGCGGGTGGCTGCCGCCGACCTGCAGGACGAGACGTGGGCCAGCACCCACCCCGGCACCATCTGCCACGACTGGTTCCAGGTCATGTTCGCCGGCCTGCGCCTGCCGGCGGTCAGCTTCTGGTCGTTCGAGTTCGAGTCCCAGGTCCGGCTGGTCCAGGAGGGCGTCGCGGTTGCCCTGGTCCCCCGGCTGGGCCGCGGACCGCTGCCCGAGGAGGTGGTGGCGGTGCCCGTGGTCGACCCGGTCCCCACCCGGACGGTGCGGATGCTGTGGCGCCGCACCATGGACGACAGTCCCGCTATCCGGCACCTGCGGGAGCAGCTCGTGCGCCTGGTGCGACACCGCGGGTCGTTGAGCACCGACCCCTTGTAG